In Salminus brasiliensis chromosome 24, fSalBra1.hap2, whole genome shotgun sequence, one genomic interval encodes:
- the LOC140547019 gene encoding histone H1-like, translating into MAEVAPAPAASAPAKAPKKKAAARPKKAGPSVGELIVKAVSASKERSGVSLAALKKALAAGGYDVEKNNSRVKLAVKSLVTKGTLVQTKGTGASGSFKLNKKQTEAKKKPAAKKPAPKAKKPAAKKPAAAKKPKKVAAKKPTAAKKSPKKAKKPVAAAKKAAKSPKKAKKPAAPKKATKSPKKAKTVKPKAAKPKAAKAKKAAPKKK; encoded by the coding sequence atggcagaagtcgctccagccccagccgcctcggcgcccgccaaggcccccaagaagaaggccgccgcccgccccaagaaagccggccccagcgtgggcgagctcatcgtcaaggccgtctcggcttccaaggagaggagcggcgtgtctctcgccgccctgaagaaagccctggctgccggcggctacgacgtcgagaagaacaactcacgcgttaagctcgccgtcaagagcctcgtcaccaagggcactctggtgcagaccaaaggcaccggcgcgtcgggctctttcaagcttaacaagaagcagaccgaggcaaagaagaagccggccgccaagaaaccggcacctaaagctaagaagccggccgccaagaaaccagccgcggccaagaagcccaagaaggtagcagccaagaaacccactgcggctaagaaatcccccaagaaggccaagaagcccgtcgcggccgctaagaaggcagcgaagagccccaagaaggccaagaagccggcGGCTCCCAAAAAGGCGACCAAGAGCCCAAAGAAAGCCAAAACGGTCAAGCCTAAAGCAGCTAAGCCCAAGGCGGCGAAGGCGAAAAAGGCTGCCCCTAAGAAGAAGTAA
- the LOC140546718 gene encoding histone H2B has product MPEPAKSAPKKGSKKAVTKTAGKGGKKRRKSRKESYAIYVYKVLKQVHPDTGISSKAMGIMNSFVNDIFERIAGESSRLAHYNKRSTITSREIQTAVRLLLPGELAKHAVSEGTKAVTKYTSSK; this is encoded by the coding sequence atgcctgagccagctaagtccgcgcccaagaagggatccaagaaagccgtgaccaagacggccgggaaaggaggcaagaagcgcagaaagtccaggaaggAGAGCTATGCTATCTACGTGtacaaggtgctgaagcaggtccaCCCTGATACCGGTATCTCCTCCAAAGCGATGGGCATCATGAACTCGTTCGTGAACGATATCTTCGAGCGCATCGCCGGTGAGTCTTCCCGTTTGGCTCATTACAACAAACGTTCTACTATCACCTCTAGGGAGATCCAGACCGCTGTGCGTCTGCTCCTTCCCGGTGAGTTGGCCAAGCACGCCGTGTCCGAGGGCACAAAGGCCGTCACCAAGTACACGAGCTCCAAGTAA
- the LOC140546990 gene encoding histone H4 produces MSGRGKGGKGLGKGGAKRHRKVLRDNIQGITKPAIRRLARRGGVKRISGLIYEETRGVLKVFLENVIRDAVTYTEHAKRKTVTAMDVVYALKRQGRTLYGFGG; encoded by the coding sequence ATGTCCGGCAGAGGCAAGGGCGGCAAAGGCCTTGGAAAAGGAGGCGCCAAGCGTCATCGTAAAGTGCTTCGcgataacatccagggtatcacaAAGCCGGCTATTCGCCGTCTGGCTCGTCGTGGTGGCGTCAAGCGTATCTCCGGTCTGATCTACGAAGAGACCCGCGGTGTGCTCAAAGTGTTCCTGGAAAACGTGATCAGGgacgcagtcacgtacactgagcatgccaaaagaaagaccgtcaccgctatggatgtggtgtacgccctgaagcgccagggacgcactctgtacggattcggaggttaa
- the LOC140546833 gene encoding histone H3, whose amino-acid sequence MARTKQTARKSTGGKAPRKQLATKAARKSAPATGGVKKPHRYRPGTVALREIRRYQKSTELLIRKLPFQRLVREIAQDFKTDLRFQSSAVMALQEASEAYLVGLFEDTNLCAIHAKRVTIMPKDIQLARRIRGERA is encoded by the coding sequence atggcaagaaccaagcagACCGCTCGTAAGTCCACCGGTGGCAAGGCCCCGAGGAAGCAGCTCGCCACCAAGGCTGCCCGCAAGAGCGCCCCAGCCACCGGCGGCGTGAAAAAGCCTCACCGTTACAGGCCCGGCACCGTGGCTCTGAGGGAGATCCGCCGCTACCAGAAATCTACTGAGCTGCTGATCCGTAAGCTGCCCTTCCAGCGGCTAGTGCGTGAGATCGCGCAGGACTTCAAGACTGATCTCCGCTTCCAGAGCTCCGCCGTCATGGCCCTGCAGGAGGCTAGCGAGGCGTACTTGGTGGGTCTGTTTGAAGATactaacctgtgcgctatccacgccaagagagtcaccatcatgcctaaagacatccagctggcccgccgtattcgcggagagcgcgcttaa